A single genomic interval of Carassius carassius chromosome 24, fCarCar2.1, whole genome shotgun sequence harbors:
- the LOC132103021 gene encoding uncharacterized protein LOC132103021, protein MAQTWNALQQAQIRSKQSPETSVGSMDCNGISVESEESFAHEIEQLIEKENFSSMMDLQDIAESDIKDLVSGSLQHTCYESCWQDVMNSTDLEQDKPGDKEENNGNIRPSLLPNSVEVESTLEAHSDKAILEPAFETDAGLVEYSDISSCSDTEASLDCNLSSLGLSNQAGQPLDGDLDSSNAMHLSVEADMSEINVHQDTGPPVATGESNESVNQTGSDCSEGLLTNAEVPYTEVQDVDNMNGAVPLSKDGQIEEREMTCDLECFLDHCKEISTSQDGSTCVSNHANIDTLLTSNRDENICPTIDSLGFCQLERTNPDPENTSSNPDLEKTFVISGNGECSLGDNQLHVINQNPENTSSKPNFQGKIEISGHGKDSLDGCLLESNHLDPKSTSSKPGFQETIGLSGQGENSVDIYQLESNKPDPKSISSKHVHGNSSPLQGQKCFTSDSEQVERSSFGFLESCFGLKTTAQKTEELKHLEHAHVNKINECSPFNHTEPPVLLKTAFEFNKMDEGTDVPKNPPVLRTDLTSRTSLDPGQQKYPTGNGTISSKDSLSYFKTQNRKLQPVVLLKTTAKKTCNGKKYHCFECQESVQSVDELIEHHHCMHSLHKFQYCPTCASYFAGGTLPGQHFCGKVELNDKIKPSLLHTKGLTEDKAKFICRYCRKSFVRQAYYIEHELKHTVVTHHRCNYCGLYFPNAHKCQRHKHKATCTPLILDPSIQTADHSELSHEMSDMADVVETVGSDVELHNCFVKLMDVCKTSRSPERIHCEVCGKTFRLRAQLNAHLKSHSDEKPFKCDNCGKAFKYTWNVSKHKREQCSQKIVPHEKSSVPDSKFPPKFKCPICFHVFKYSYNRTRHLRQQCLTEYMKKGKGKIGDKYKCPLCKDMFTLATNRNRHIKQTCIKLKIYTAKGKVKQKKLLEELNNSKKEDKESPLTVSLQKAPGYKCNFCPAEYSSKTGFYGHLAKHKLLGHAKKVIKHKHGNAVNLKNSNSTGQRPSSQECADDTRLPFSCRFCERAFASPDSLKKHLQLHKGNKPFRCLDCGKNFARHGHLMAHKNVHRRNVQCSVCWEVLPSIGDLLKHRQSHPKKGMLKCPDCPLQFKFPVFLLRHVAVHERRRKLEELLPPKNQATPQKVQENYKEEFKCGLCQEDFMDSKALSEHCLSHMPEPSASKCQFCKHHFSSRTALIRHIRLHTGEKPFPCLNCGRHFHRKEVLKFHQKKCTMEKPPPLQTSNAKQLQAGHSVGSSSKKTIAYNCSYCPHSFRFPNNLKLHERAHLAKTVFPCSKCGKFYRKRKFKDHVEQCNGDQIKPACRKCGRVFTRKNYRNGHEKQCQGKHNKTEMETGTGTNEKGKFKQQCPQCFKWFRSSSFLQRHLSLHSKETAYACMHCEQKFDSQDQYLQHEAFCDGLCKEHRPESLRRSEKIKSMFAEVKNQKEGTVVPGENGEALKCKFCTKSFLRARYLRRHILTHTEVKPYRCKTCESCFSRYDHLKLHQARCRGKRQLEVRVVKMSLDSLSTSPQSKTQEDGNMLQCKVCSKRLSTLSDLKRHMAMLHITDKPFPCKRCGKTYSTTKTLRRHNLTIRCKKISKKIVPPAKNDVQIQPCRETSKLLQRIQVHYMNKFKYQCEYCPRRFKLPGQLKVHVRLHTGEKPYGCANCGEHFIRTDYLKRHLAKCNGKGENQEKVLCDKCGDLFTRDALSVHQKTCVISSKSSGSPQEANRKDKSPTKIKGFSCANCSDRFLLFSQLQQHFLAKHRSDQPQESNNDQQQLVSSHMQVIKQEQIDDENGQNQESSSQINTSEQRACTNTDLIKPLKCPECNMRFFKKAGLSMHMRIHTGVYPLSCKKCHVGFWTRKTMEKHRRKCTGHTIVSNNGSAMESAGELNDTVLVFNKGSNTTGTGVLQTKFSCKDQDQENDAEKEDVSIHKYQCSECDQSFTDGLRLISHLEEHGREDQDRRSDILRCHVCNKVFAQAGILQRHMKLQHQEKMDNTCEICFKNFRFPSDLDIHRACHDPSRPFVCNSCKMRFWTAKALTVHNRMAHLHVHPPNSKESSVKARTEQAEVYRCEPCDKTYMLKKSYRKHCRIKHKEDFIKSLSDNELKKSSGSPSQESDEEDSRNFVDEDDSDNDSDSAPYFPCHVCGKTFLTSESLEDHQRCHLGEKPFECEECGKCFFQLGNLQQHQRSHKSEFQCQMCGKGFVSLFSLRKHKQTHIRKSPHRCTKCHLSFTRSTELAEHMVTHRDENFPCDLCDKTFSCKTSRAEHRKMHTEQEEELPPLIPPKLPQTMQVAPAISSNIEQYKYRCGICQVRFPDPEQLSEHGCNPAKERPYSCPECNKHFLHGFHLKKHQLSHQLSGPRSYQCNHCSMSFTHHHLFLTHLRSHGNENASKDTNVPTSEKMVRVETVKHAKIYQCPICPESFYQALDLANHLSVHSHMCSVCNMTFPTKKDLDEHEQCHLTAATQYECTECGDSFLGSDAFRKHHCSNRKLTFSEKHRSEPSGSFSKNQSSGTLFQAGNDEEVEVDVGEDFIICPICKRRFSSNSSLMEHHKKHHEDPRPFKCLVCKKDFTKKRYLTQHQQIHSERPYQCNVCSESFKTETALVSHCKIHDAKRQHQCPICSRTYLTANDLAKHKRKHVEHQNLSEDNREYRCDMCYKSFTMFAHLQKHQETHVGQVVYECTECDKAFAFLNLLEEHQRTHGAASTESLQSQSSIHFPYQSSVNERRSNY, encoded by the exons ATGGCTCAAACATGGAATGCACTTCAGCAAGCGCAGATTCGGTCTAAACAGAGCCCGGAAACTTCAGTTGGATCTATGGACTGTAATGGAATTTCAGTGGAATCAGAGGAGAGCTTTGCTCATGAGATAGAACAGTTGATTGAGAAGGAGAACTTTTCAAGCATGATGGATTTGCAAGACATTGCTGAATCAGACATAAAAGACTTGGTGTCTGGTTCCCTGCAGCACACATGCTATGAATCATGTTGGCAAGATGTAATGAATTCAACTGACCTTGAACAGGATAAGCCAGGGGATAAAGAAGAAAATAATGGTAACATTAGACCCTCTCTCTTGCCTAACTCGGTAGAGGTTGAGTCCACATTGGAAGCACATTCAGACAAGGCAATATTAGAACCTGCCTTTGAGACAGATGCTGGTCTTGTTGAATATTCCGATATTAGCAGCTGCTCTGACACAGAAGCAAGTCTTGATTGCAATTTGAGTTCATTAGGCCTGAGCAACCAGGCTGGTCAGCCTTTAGATGGAGACCTTGATTCAAGTAATGCAATGCACTTATCTGTGGAAGCGGATATGAGTGAAATAAATGTGCACCAGGACACTGGACCTCCAGTAGCCACAGGTGAGAGCAATGAAAGTGTAAACCAAACTGGTAGTGACTGTAGTGAGGGGTTACTTACAAATGCTGAGGTTCCATATACAGAAGTACAAGATGTGGACAATATGAATGGTGCAGTGCCTTTGTCAAAAGATGGGCAAATTGAGGAAAGGGAAATGACTTGTGATTTGGAATGTTTTTTGGATCATTGCAAAGAGATTAGTACCTCTCAGGATGGTTCCACTTGTGTCTCAAATCATGCAAATATTGATACTTTATTGACTTCTAATAGGGATGAAAACATTTGCCCAACCATAGATTCATTAGGTTTTTGCCAATTGGAAAGGACAAACCCAGATCCTGAAAACACATCATCAAACCCTGACCTTGAAAAAACATTTGTGATTTCTGGTAATGGAGAATGTTCACTTGGTGACAACCAATTACATGTAATTAACCAAAATCCTGAAAACACATCCTCAAAGCCCAACTTTCAAGGGAAAATTGAGATCTCTGGCCATGGAAAAGATTCTCTTGATGGCTGTCTATTGGAAAGTAACCACCTAGATCCTAAAAGCACATCATCTAAACCTGGATTTCAAGAGACAATTGGGTTATCTGGACAAGGAGAAAATTCTGTTGATATCTATCAATTGGAAAGCAACAAACCCGATCCTAAAAGCATCTCTTCAAAGCATGTCCATGGAAATTCTTCTCCACTACAAGGACAGAAATGCTTTACATCAGATAGTGAACAAGTCGAACGAAGTAGTTTTGGATTCCTTGAGTCttgttttggtttaaaaactACAGCGCAGAAGACTGAGGAACTGAAACACCTGGAACATGCACATGTAAACAAAATCAATGAGTGTAGTCCATTTAATCACACTGAACCACCAGTTCTTCTGAAAACTGCCTTTGAATTTAATAAAATGGATGAGGGAACTGATGTGCCAAAAAATCCACCAGTACTCAGGACAGACCTAACGTCCAGGACCTCACTAGATCCTGGACAGCAAAAATATCCGACTGGCAATGGCACCATTTCAAGCAAAGATTCTTTATCATATTTCAAGACCCAAAATAGAAAACTGCAGCCTGTTGTTCTCCTCAAGACAACTGCGAAAAAAACTTGTAATGGAAAAAAATACCATTGCTTTGAGTGCCAAGAGTCCGTTCAAAGTGTAGATGAACTAATTGAGCACCACCACTGCATGCATTCTCTTCATAAGTTTCAGTATTGTCCAACTTGTGCAAGTTACTTTGCTGGTGGAACATTGCCTGGACAACACTTTTGTGGCAAAGTCGAGCTTAATGACAAGATAAAACCATCCCTCTTGCATACCAAAGGGCTAACTGAGGATAAAGCAAAGTTCATATGTAGGTACTGTAGGAAGTCCTTTGTTCGACAAGCTTATTATATAGAACATGAGCTGAAGCACACAGTTGTCACACATCATAGATGTAACTATTGTGGATTATACTTTCCTAATGCTCACAAATGTCAAAGACACAAGCATAAAGCAACATGCACACCTTTGATACTAGACCCTTCTATACAGACTGCAGATCATTCAGAATTAAGCCATGAAATGAGTGACATGGCAGACGTAGTTGAAACCGTTGGCTCCGATGTAGAACTTCATAACTGCTTTGTGAAACTAATGGATGTTTGCAAGACAAGCCGATCACCTGAACGAATACATTGTGAAGTATGTGGAAAGACTTTCAGGCTCAGAGCACAACTGAATGCACACCTTAAATCACATTCTGATGAGAAACCCTTCAAATGTGACAACTGTGGAAAAGCATTCAAATATACCTGGAATGTTAGCAAACATAAACGAGAGCAGTGTTCTCAAAAGATTGTCCCACATGAAAAATCTTCAGTTCCAGATAGCAAGTTCCCACCAAAGTTTAAATGCCCAATCTGTTTTCATGTTTTCAAGTACTCCTACAATCGTACACGTCATTTGCGTCAACAGTGTCTCACTGAATACATGAAAAAAGGCAAAGGAAAGATTGGTGATAAATATAAATGTCCTTTGTGTAAAGATATGTTTACTTTGGCCACCAACCGCAATAGACACATCAAGCAAACCTGCATTAAACTTAAAATCTATACAGCCAAAGGaaaggtaaaacaaaaaaaattgttggaGGAACTTAACAATTCCAAAAAAGAGGACAAAGAGTCACCATTGACGGTGTCCTTACAAAAAGCACCGGGATACAAATGCAATTTTTGTCCAGCAGAGTATTCTAGCAAGACTGGTTTCTACGGTCATCTAGCAAAGCATAAATTGCTTGGACATGCCAAAAAGGTAATTAAGCACAAGCATGGCAATGCTGTTAATTTGAAAAATTCAAACTCTACTGGGCAAAGACCATCTAGCCAAGAATGTGCTGATGACACAAGACTTCCTTTCTCTTGTCGCTTCTGTGAAAGAGCCTTCGCTTCACCGGACTCATTAAAAAAGCACTTACAACTTCATAAAGGAAACAAACCTTTTCGTTGTTTAGACTGTGGTAAAAATTTTGCCAGGCATGGACACCTAATGGCTCACAAAAATGTGCACAGGAGGAATGTACAGTGTTCAGTCTGCTGGGAAGTTCTGCCGTCTATTGGAGATTTGCTAAAGCACAGACAGTCCCATCCAAAAAAAGGCATGCTTAAGTGCCCTGATTGCCCTTTGCAGTTCAAGTTTCCAGTATTTCTGCTTCGACATGTGGCTGTGCATGAGAGAAGGCGCAAACTTGAGGAACTTCTCCCTCCAAAGAACCAAGCTACACCTCAAAAGGTACAAGAAAATTACAAAGAGGAGTTCAAATGTGGTCTCTGCCAAGAAGACTTCATGGACTCAAAGGCACTTAGTGAGCATTGTTTATCTCATATGCCTGAACCTTCTGCATCCAAATGTCAGTTCTGCAAACATCATTTCTCGAGTCGTACTGCGCTTATTCGCCACATTCGCCTTCACACTGGTGAAAAGCCTTTTCCATGTCTAAATTGTGGCAGGCACTTCCACAGAAAGGAAGTTCTCAAATTCCATCAGAAAAAATGCACAATGGAGAAACCACCTCCATTACAAACATCAAATGCTAAACAATTACAGGCAGGACATAGTGTAGGCAGTTCTTCAAAAAAGACAATAGCCTATAATTGCTCATACTGCCCGCATTCCTTTCGCTTTCCAAACAATTTGAAGCTCCATGAGAGAGCCCACTTGGCCAAGACAGTTTTCCCTTGCTCAAAGTGTGGGAAGTTTTACAGGAAAAGAAAATTTAAGGATCATGTTGAGCAATGCAATGGAGACCAGATAAAACCTGCTTGCAGAAAATGTGGGAGAGTTTTTACTAGAAAAAACTACCGAAATGGTCACGAAAAGCAGTGCCAGGGTAAGCATAACAAAACTGAAATGGAAACTGGAACAGGAACAAATGAGAAGGGCAAATTTAAGCAGCAATGTCCACAATGCTTTAAATGGTTTAGATCTAGCAGTTTTCTACAGAGACATCTGTCTCTTCATTCAAAGGAAACCGCATATGCATGCATGCACTGTGAACAGAAATTTGACAGTCAGGATCAATACTTGCAACATGAGGCATTTTGTGATGGTCTGTGCAAGGAACATAGACCGGAGAGTTTAAGACGATCTGAGAAAATTAAATCTATGTTTGCTGAAGTAAAAAATCAGAAAGAGGGCACTGTGGTCCCTGGAGAAAATGGTGAGGCATTGAAgtgcaaattttgcactaaatcaTTTTTGAGGGCCAGATATCTTAGGCGCCACATTCTCACTCATACAGAAGTCAAGCCATATCGTTGCAAGACATGTGAAAGTTGTTTCTCACGCTATGATCATTTAAAACTGCACCAAGCACGCTGCAGAGGAAAGCGTCAACTTGAGGTACGAGTTGTAAAGATGAGTCTTGACAGCTTGAGCACAAGTCCCCAAAGCAAAACCCAGGAAGATGGTAACATGTTGCAGTGCAAAGTTTGCTCAAAGCGGTTGTCAACCCTGAGTGATCTGAAGCGTCACATGGCCATGCTCCACATCACAGATAAACCTTTTCCCTGCAAAAGATGTGGCAAAACTTACAGTACTACTAAGACTTTGAGGAGGCACAACCTCACAATCAGATGCAAAAAGATTTCAAAGAAAATTGTGCCGCCTGCCAAGAATGATGTTCAAATCCAACCATGCAGAGAAACATCCAAACTTCTGCAACGTATACAGGTGCACTAcatgaataaatttaaataccAATGTGAGTATTGCCCACGACGCTTTAAATTACCTGGACAACTGAAGGTGCATGTACGTCTTCATACAGGGGAAAAACCATATGGCTGCGCCAACTGTGGAGAGCATTTCATCAGAACAGACTACTTGAAGCGACACTTGGCTAAATGCAATGGAAAGGGAGAAAATCAAGAAAAAGTTCTTTGTGATAAGTGTGGTGACCTTTTTACCCGGGATGCACTTTCTGTACACCAAAAGACATGTGTCATTAGCTCGAAATCATCCGGATCCCCTCAAGAGGCAAATCGCAAAGACAAGAGCCCCACCAAGATAAAAGGTTTTTCCTGTGCTAACTGTAGTGACCGGTTTTTGTTGTTCTCCCAGCTCCAGCAACATTTTTTAGCAAAGCATAGATCTGATCAGCCACAAGAGTCAAATAATGATCAGCAGCAATTGGTATCAAGTCACATGCAAGTCATAAAGCAAGAGCAGATTGATGATGAGAATGGACAGAACCAAGAAAGCAGCAGTCAGATAAACACAAGTGAACAGCGTGCATGTACAAATACAGACCTTATCAAGCCTCTTAAATGCCCAGAGTGCAACATGCGGTTTTTCAAAAAAGCTGGCCTGAGTATGCACATGCGCATACATACGGGAGTGTACCCACTTTCTTGCAAAAAATGTCATGTTGGTTTTTGGACCAGAAAGACAATGGAGAAACACAGAAGAAAATGTACAGGTCACACCATTGTCTCGAATAATGGATCTGCGATGGAAAGTGCAGGTGAATTAAATGACACTGTTCTTGTATTTAACAAGGGTTCTAATACAACAGGGACTGGAGTACTGCAGACTAAATTCTCATGTAAAGATCAAGACCAGGAAAATGATGCAGAGAAAGAAGATGTCTCTATTCACAAGTATCAGTGTTCTGAGTGTGATCAGAGTTTCACCGATGGACTGAGGCTCATAAGTCATTTGGAGGAGCATGGCCGTGAGGATCAAGACCGCAGATCCGATATCCTCAGATGCCATGTGTGCAATAAAGTATTTGCTCAAGCTGGTATATTGCAAAG GCATATGAAATTGCAACATCAGGAAAAAATGGATAATACCTGTGAAATTTGTTTCAAGAATTTTCGTTTTCCATCTGACCTGGACATTCATAGAGCTTGTCATGACCCTAGTCGTCCCTTTGTCTGTAACAGTTGTAAGATGCGGTTTTGGACTGCTAAAGCTCTGACCGTTCACAACAGGATGGCTCATTTGCATGTACACCCACCCAACTCCAAAGAATCTAGTGTGAAAGCAAGAACTGAGCAGGCCGAAGTATATAGGTGTGAACCATGTGACAAAACCTATATgttaaaaaagtcatacaggaaGCACTGCAGAATAAAACACAAAGAGGATTTTATCAAAAGCCTCTCTGATAATGAATTGAAGAAATCATCTGGCAGTCCAAGTCAGGAATCAGATGAGGAAGACTCCAGAAATTTTGTAGATGAAGATGACAGCGACAATGACTCGGATTCAGCACCGTACTTTCCTTGCCATGTTTGTGGTAAAACATTCTTAACTTCAGAAAGTCTTGAGGATCATCAAAGATGTCATCTCGGTGAAAAACCATTTGAGTGTGAAGAATGTGGGAAGTGCTTTTTCCAGCTTGGGAACTTGCAACAACATCAGCGGAGCCACAAGTCGGAGTTTCAGTGTCAAATGTGTGGTAAAGGCTTTGTCTCGCTCTTCTCCCTGCGCAAACACAAGCAGACACACATCAGAAAGAGTCCTCACCGCTGTACCAAGTGTCACCTGAGCTTTACACGCTCAACGGAACTAGCTGAGCACATGGTTACCCACCGTGATGAAAACTTTCCATGTGACCTTTGTGATAAAACCTTTTCCTGCAAAACAAGTCGAGCAGAACATCGCAAGATGCACACAGAGCAAGAAGAGGAGCTTCCACCATTGATTCCCCCCAAACTGCCTCAAACAATGCAAGTGGCTCCTGCCATCTCAAGTAACATTGAGCAGTACAAGTACCGCTGTGGAATTTGTCAAGTAAGATTTCCAGATCCAGAACAGCTCTCAGAACATGGCTGCAATCCAGCAAAAGAACGCCCATACTCATGTCCTGAATGTAACAAGCATTTTTTACATGGGTTCCACCTAAAAAAGCATCAGCTCAGCCATCAGCTGTCGGGTCCACGTTCTTATCAGTGTAATCATTGCAGCATGAGCTTTACACACCACCACCTTTTTCTCACTCATTTACGAAGCCATGGGAATGAAAATGCTTCCAAGGACACTAACGTTCCTACCAGTGAAAAGATGGTCCGTGTAGAAACTGTAAAGCATGCCAAAATTTACCAGTGCCCCATATGTCCAGAGAGTTTTTACCAAGCCTTAGACCTCGCAAATCACCTCTCTGTTCATTCTCACATGTGCAGTGTTTGTAATATGACTTTTCCCACTAAGAAAGACCTTGATGAACACGAACAATGCCATTTAACTGCTGCTACTCAGTATGAATGCACGGAATGTGGAGACAGTTTTCTTGGAAGTGATGCTTTCCGCAAACACCACTGTAGTAATAGAAAGTTGACCTTTTCAGAAAAGCATCGTTCAGAGCCATCAGGCTCTTTCTCCAAGAATCAGAGTTCAGGGACTCTTTTTCAAGCAGGTAATGATGAAGAGGTGGAGGTTGATGTTGGAGAAGACTTCATTATCTGTCCCATCTGTAAAAGACGATTCTCCTCCAATAGCAGTTTAATGGAGCATCATAAAAAGCATCATGAGGATCCACGTCCTTTTAAGTGCTTGGTTTGTAAAAAAGACTTTACGAAGAAACGCTACCTTACACAGCACCAGCAGATACACAGTGAACGCCCTTACCAGTGTAATGTATGCTCAGAATCATTTAAAACAGAAACGGCTCTTGTATCTCACTGTAAAATACATGACGCAAAAAGACAGCACCAGTGCCCAATATGCAGCAGAACCTACCTTACAGCAAATGATCTCGCAAAACATAAAAGGAAACATGTTGAACATCAAAACCTGAGTGAGGACAACAGAGAGTACCGGTGTGATATGTGCTATAAATCCTTCACCATGTTTGCTCATTTGCAAAAGCATCAAGAAACCCATGTTGGACAAGTGGTCTATGAATGCACCGAGTGTGACAAAGCCTTTGCTTTTCTAAATCTTTTGGAGGAGCATCAGAGGACTCATGGTGCTGCTTCTACAGAATCTCTTCAGTCTCAGTCATCAATCCATTTCCCCTATCAAAGCTCAGTAAATGAAAGAAGGTCGAATTACTGA
- the LOC132103639 gene encoding uncharacterized protein LOC132103639 isoform X2, producing MDEMRPVEESLASVPSPKQTDVDDSSCTSKTFTSVGTQWEDHIFEEHCYIKRQHSITYVNQSTQCDTFKPLTLMNDYDSNLYTGLPLHTFHTLVAVLRPHENLAYQTEIEQQILLTLMKLKLNLLIEDLAIRFRISVSQVSKIISFWIDTMAAVLKELIPWLPKETIRATTPEAYKQHYPNVTCILDCSESEVQRPGNLDSRSESYSHYYACNTIKYLVAIAPCGLVMFISAAYGGRCSDKFITCDSGILEYLHPGDEVMVDRGFLIRDLLFERKVNMIIPHFANKMQLTEEKVTCSRRIANVRIHVERAIRRLKVYKVLSQTLPITLMPKIDKILRICAALVNLRGDLIREADN from the coding sequence ATGGATGAGATGAGACCTGTAGAAGAGAGTCTTGCATCTGTCCCCAGTCCCAAGCAAACAGATGTAGATGACAGCAGCTGTACATCTAAAACCTTTACCTCTGTTGGAACACAGTGGGAAGACCACATCTTCGAGGAGCATTGTTATATTAAGAGACAACACAGTATAACTTATGTAAACCAGTCAACGCAGTGCGATACATTCAAGCCTCTAACTCTGATGAATGACTATGACTCAAATCTCTACACTGGGCTCCCTCTCCACACATTTCATACCCTTGTAGCTGTTCTGCGTCCCCATGAGAATCTGGCTTACCAGACTGAAATTGAACAGCAAATCTTGCTCACATTAATGAAGCTGAAATTAAACCTGTTGATAGAAGATCTTGCCATTCGATTCCGTATATCAGTGAGTCAAGTGAGCAAGATAATTTCTTTTTGGATTGACACCATGGCTGCAGTCTTAAAGGAACTGATACCATGGCTCCCCAAAGAGACAATCAGGGCCACAACACCAGAGGCATACAAGCAACATTATCCCAATGTTACCTGTATCTTAGACTGCAGTGAAAGTGAAGTCCAAAGACCAGGGAACCTAGACTCAAGGTCTGAATCATACAGCCACTACTATGCTTGCAACACCATCAAGTATTTAGTGGCTATTGCACCATGTGGTCTAGTAATGTTTATATCTGCAGCATATGGGGGACGCTGTAGTGACAAATTCATCACGTGTGATTCTGGCATTCTCGAATACCTCCATCCAGGAGATGAAGTGATGGTGGACAGGGGTTTTTTGATTAGAGACTTGTTGTTTGAAAGAAAAGTCAATATGATAATTCCTCACTTTGCCAACAAAATGCAGCTAACAGAAGAAAAAGTCACATGTAGCCGCAGGATTGCAAATGTAAGGATACATGTTGAACGTGCAATTAGGAGACTGAAAGTATACAAGGTGTTATCACAAACCTTGCCTATCACCCTTATGCCAAAGATAGATAAAATTCTGCGTATATGTGCAGCTTTAGTGAATTTGCGTGGTGATCTAATCCGTGAAGCAgataattaa
- the LOC132103639 gene encoding uncharacterized protein LOC132103639 isoform X1, producing the protein MPSDDDGKRQWLAALNLKCPPRNVHVCSFHFVDRQPTTENPYPELWLGYDRPLSKKRRRRTWSDEGAGVNPEQHVMDEMRPVEESLASVPSPKQTDVDDSSCTSKTFTSVGTQWEDHIFEEHCYIKRQHSITYVNQSTQCDTFKPLTLMNDYDSNLYTGLPLHTFHTLVAVLRPHENLAYQTEIEQQILLTLMKLKLNLLIEDLAIRFRISVSQVSKIISFWIDTMAAVLKELIPWLPKETIRATTPEAYKQHYPNVTCILDCSESEVQRPGNLDSRSESYSHYYACNTIKYLVAIAPCGLVMFISAAYGGRCSDKFITCDSGILEYLHPGDEVMVDRGFLIRDLLFERKVNMIIPHFANKMQLTEEKVTCSRRIANVRIHVERAIRRLKVYKVLSQTLPITLMPKIDKILRICAALVNLRGDLIREADN; encoded by the exons ATGCCATCCGACGACGACGGTAAAAGACAGTGGCTCGCAGCACTTAATTTGAAATGCCCGCCTCGTAACGTCCATGTATGCTCATTCCACTTTGTGGACAGACAACCAACGACAGAAAATCCATATCCTGAACTTTGGCTTGGATATGATCGTCCATTAAGTAAGAAGAGAAGACGACGAACGTGGTCGGACGAAG GAGCTGGTGTTAACCCAGAGCAACATGTAATGGATGAGATGAGACCTGTAGAAGAGAGTCTTGCATCTGTCCCCAGTCCCAAGCAAACAGATGTAGATGACAGCAGCTGTACATCTAAAACCTTTACCTCTGTTGGAACACAGTGGGAAGACCACATCTTCGAGGAGCATTGTTATATTAAGAGACAACACAGTATAACTTATGTAAACCAGTCAACGCAGTGCGATACATTCAAGCCTCTAACTCTGATGAATGACTATGACTCAAATCTCTACACTGGGCTCCCTCTCCACACATTTCATACCCTTGTAGCTGTTCTGCGTCCCCATGAGAATCTGGCTTACCAGACTGAAATTGAACAGCAAATCTTGCTCACATTAATGAAGCTGAAATTAAACCTGTTGATAGAAGATCTTGCCATTCGATTCCGTATATCAGTGAGTCAAGTGAGCAAGATAATTTCTTTTTGGATTGACACCATGGCTGCAGTCTTAAAGGAACTGATACCATGGCTCCCCAAAGAGACAATCAGGGCCACAACACCAGAGGCATACAAGCAACATTATCCCAATGTTACCTGTATCTTAGACTGCAGTGAAAGTGAAGTCCAAAGACCAGGGAACCTAGACTCAAGGTCTGAATCATACAGCCACTACTATGCTTGCAACACCATCAAGTATTTAGTGGCTATTGCACCATGTGGTCTAGTAATGTTTATATCTGCAGCATATGGGGGACGCTGTAGTGACAAATTCATCACGTGTGATTCTGGCATTCTCGAATACCTCCATCCAGGAGATGAAGTGATGGTGGACAGGGGTTTTTTGATTAGAGACTTGTTGTTTGAAAGAAAAGTCAATATGATAATTCCTCACTTTGCCAACAAAATGCAGCTAACAGAAGAAAAAGTCACATGTAGCCGCAGGATTGCAAATGTAAGGATACATGTTGAACGTGCAATTAGGAGACTGAAAGTATACAAGGTGTTATCACAAACCTTGCCTATCACCCTTATGCCAAAGATAGATAAAATTCTGCGTATATGTGCAGCTTTAGTGAATTTGCGTGGTGATCTAATCCGTGAAGCAgataattaa